tatgatgtatagattgtcaaaaaagcttatgtagttttggaaatatgaacttaggaaatattgacgactgtagaaaagattgtaatgggcatgtatgttttaaccgccttgaaggaagacttcttcatgaagctttttcgcgctctatggatgatcaatGGAGCGTGACTCTGTTGCACcactaatacactacacgttgtgtgtatgcctacgtgcaatgtttatgcacataccaatggggatttgcgttctgttctttagacgtagattttgaaatttccaacctcttttttgagccagaagacaacatcgaaatggggtcatgtctgtaaggcgtttacggagttttacAATAACGATTCCGATggtgtttcgattgtaagaatccctcatgtagatcaaaagttatgattttttgaattaataaactttgaatattcataactcaacaattgatgacgtcatcatgacgtaactcacacggtttcttctcctaataaatatctaactatgtgtgaagtttcaagttcatacaatgtttggaaagatgtttttgtagggggacaagggacgtacagaagaagaagaagaagtatcaataaaaaaaaaaaaactgaacaaaaataagaggtgttccgggctgttggcccgaacacctaaaaacccCAAAACCGGGTCACATGAGTGAGTTTGGATGTTCTTtagtttttctaaaaatgatCGTATAGGCTATAATGTCCGCCAGGAATTTTAGGTAAAGATGAAACCCTTCATTAGTTTCGTTAGCCCATAGTGGAATGTCTTATGCCACATTGTATACACCACCTGCACAGGAAACGATATCCATACCAACAGTTGTAATTGATATTATTAAAACCATGTATGGGTTATACTTCCCAAATCTCCCTCATCCACTGCCGCGGTTGATTGATACTGATGTGTCAAGATTTTTACAAGGATGAGCACCACTGGTCGCGGATGCTATAACATTTGGCTGTCCTGTTTGTAAACACATGTGTACAAGCCTTAAAATGATTCACAAAGATGCCGGTATCTCTCAAAAACTAACACTGTTATGTCCGTCAGTTTCTTTAGTACAAAATGGTTCAAGCCGAACCGTCTTTGTTCGAAATTGaagttaaaacaatttttttagggaAACTAATATGAATCATTAAACTCCACTTTTCGGCAAAAATACGAAAAGACTCTATGTTATCAGCTGAGGTCTATAACCAAATTGTAAAAACTGTTTATGCAAAAATGTCTCATGGTTGGTAGATTTATATGGAACACGTTTAATGTTATGCAGATGCGGAATGTAAAACAACTTTTCGCATTATTCTTTGTAATGAATTCCATGCCATCAGAATAACACATaattcaaaactttaaaaacaaacatgtctCTTAATTTGGTTGTTAGTTTTATTTGGCACTTGTTTAATGTTATGCAGATGCAGAAAGTAAAACAACTAATCTTGTTTCTTGCGGTTTTGAATCTGATGGGGATCAATGCCAGCGTGACGTCACCGGAAGAAGGAATGTCAACTGGTCCATGCTGCCCAGTCAGTCCAGCAGGGATCCCTGGTATTCCAGGGAACCCTGGTATTCCAGGTCACCCTGGGCCATACGGTCCGGCTGGGTCTAAAGGAGACATAGGGTCTCCTGGTGATGTAGGTATGCACGGAGCTACGGGAGACAAGGGATCAGATGGGTTGAATGGGGAACGAGGCGCTACAGGAGAACCCGGCCAGAAGGGAGAACAAGGTGTCGGTCAGCCAGGTAAACAAGGACCTCAAGGACTGCCCGGAATAGCTGGTTCGATGGGAGAAAGAGGAGTACGTGGACCAGTTGGACAAAAGGGTGATTGTGTTGAGCGCACTCAACGGGTGGCCTTTACAGTAGTTAGAAACACAGATTTTACAACATCGAGTACAAGTCTGCCCTTTGACAGAAAACTATTTGAACAAGGCACTCACTTTGATTTAACCACCGGTACTTTCACGTGTAATATGACTGGTATTTATGTGttcatgttttcatttttgaaacCAAGTAGCTCAAATAGGTCTTACGCTACTCTGGTGAAGAACGATAACATTATTGTTAGGGGATATGCATCAGGTGCTGGTAATTATTTGCAAACAAGCAACAGTGCAGTTGTGTTTTTACAAGAGGGTGATCGAGTTTTCTTACGGTCTGAAGGTTCCTTATACAGTACCTCTCACCACCACACTTCCTTTAGTGGGTTTTTGCTTTATGGTGAGATAGAAACCAATTAATCGAAATGGTTGAAACAGCTTGAGTTTTTAGTGGAATTAACAGCATGGTTAAACTAATCTTGAGAATTTTGTTCCGCGTATTAAACCTGTAGTTTCAATTTGAGTTGTGATGAACTCCTAACCTAACATCACAAATCTTAAATTGACGGCTGTTATGTCGCATTCATAGAATGTTGATTACAAAAAGCTTCAAAATTTTCGGAAACTTAAAAGAATTTTCGAAAAAGTGCGACACCATGTTCTGGGCTAACATGGTAGTTATGTTTTAAGAACCATTAATTATACCTAAGTGTTGAAGGATTTGATGTTTGACATAATCAGCATGGAATGTCAAAGTAAGATATGGTAGTCAGATGTATTAATATCTTGTCTTAAATTTCtacatttacacatggttgtactcgcaagtttactattttttaatAGAGTCCTCCTGTTTCTCCAcaacatgcaaagcttcaaacaatactttctTCAGTCTTGTACATGAATCTACAGACGCATAACCTTGTAAGGATGGAAAACATAAACATTGAGTAAACCATCTAACCATGAATTACAGTAAGAAATCCACCATGCCAATGTAAACAGTAAATACATACAAGTTACTTTAACATTACACACTAAAGAATTAAAGCTTGAACAGGATATAACATCAAGCTATATTCACCTTTGACGTTACACTTCCTCTACTGGGATCCTGCGTTACGGAGAGATTAAAGCTCTGTACAACTTGTTCAGTATCACGTGATATAACTAGCCTACAGTAATTAATCAAAAGCGGGTAAAGCTGCTTTCATTATTGGAATCAAGAGCATGGCTTAAATAATCAAACTGGAGAAGGTATTCCGTGTATTAAACCTGAAGTTTCAATTTCAGTTGTAGAACAATGCACAGATAGTCAATTGATATGAATCACAACAAATTGCTTTAGAAGATTACACACAATATGTTGGTAATAACAATTCTGAACaattcaattttaatttttattttttatttttatcattattttttaaaagtatttacatTATAATAACGGCTATATTTTCAGCCTGGAATGTTAAGGTATGCATGGTACTCAAATTCCTATGACTTGAGTGAATGAAATGAAGTATAGCAAAATGATGCAAAATGGTATAATCGGTTAAGTGTGTTTTGATCTGTAGTTTAATTCGACATCATTGTAATCAGTTGCACAATGAATTAAACGATGTTGTCTTATTTACATTATCTTTAGTTAATGCATACAGACTTATAACTTATTGACCTTAACCGGTAAAATAATATTACATAATGCAGGCACTTGCAAGTTTCAA
This genomic stretch from Asterias amurensis chromosome 9, ASM3211899v1 harbors:
- the LOC139941392 gene encoding uncharacterized protein, which codes for MMQKVKQLILFLAVLNLMGINASVTSPEEGMSTGPCCPVSPAGIPGIPGNPGIPGHPGPYGPAGSKGDIGSPGDVGMHGATGDKGSDGLNGERGATGEPGQKGEQGVGQPGKQGPQGLPGIAGSMGERGVRGPVGQKGDCVERTQRVAFTVVRNTDFTTSSTSLPFDRKLFEQGTHFDLTTGTFTCNMTGIYVFMFSFLKPSSSNRSYATLVKNDNIIVRGYASGAGNYLQTSNSAVVFLQEGDRVFLRSEGSLYSTSHHHTSFSGFLLYGEIETN